The Oncorhynchus nerka isolate Pitt River linkage group LG12, Oner_Uvic_2.0, whole genome shotgun sequence genome contains the following window.
AGGATAATGTTATTTTTATTTAGAAAACATtttagtaatataatataatatcttCAAGATGCTAGAGTGATACTCATTAATATTGTTATTCCAATCCCATTCCACATGTACTTCATCTTTTTGAGCGCAAGATCTAGGCCTACTCTCACTTTCGTGTCTTGCATGTTGGTTACCATGCCAACCCATATTCGGTTCGCGCTGCTCAAACTTGGAAGCAAACGCCAAACACTGATACAAGTCAACGAAGCTAGCTATTTGCATATATTTTACATTCGACATGGCATCTTGCTTAGTGCCTGACTTTCCAGCTGTTCTGGTTGCTTTGGAGCATTTGGGCGAATTAGGTAAGAAAACAAAATGCGCCTCTCTCTCTTGCTACTGTTACACATGTCATGAGtgactatagctagctagccCCTACCTATCGTAAATGAAACGTATAGAGAAGCATCGGATAAACTGCTACTTTTCAGTGTTGACAACTCCTACACTTGTGAATGAGCGCAGACGTGATGCAACCCAACCGATTACTTTGATTTGTAGTTGCCAAGTTGAATCATTTTAATGTTTCAAATAAGTACTGTATCAGATCTAAATTTACATCGCTAATAGCACAACTTGCCTGTTTGAACGTTTGCCTTGACATAGACAAGCAGCTGAGGGATGAGGGAGTTCCATTCAGTCCTGAGGCCAGTCATCACCTGAAAGAAATAGCTGCTGCCATCACTGAACTGGTAGGCATATGCCAATAGGGAAAGAGAAGATCGAACATCGGGTAGTCTAAATATTGTTGCGACCAATATGATTGATTTAATAAATAGACTAATAAACTAATCGATTATCTAAAGTGGAATGTAAACCtatccactgggcacacactgaacCAACgaggaatagacgttgaatttacgtctgtgcccagtggttaGGTAAATATAAAGTATATTATCCTGAGCCATTGACTTTATGTTCGTATTCATATCTgttcttatttcttattgttgttgcattgtcgagaatgAACCTGCAAGTAAGACTTTCGTTAGactgtgtataccatgtgtatcctgtacatacaactaataaaacatttacattcaAGTCCATAGAGACAATGGCCATAGAGGCCAGAACACTTGCTTTACACACTCTTTTGAAACCCCTTGCTTTACACACTCTTTTGAAACCCCTTGCTTTACACACTCTTTTGAAACCCCTTGCTTTACACACTCTTTTGAAACCCCTATTTTCTATGAATCAGGAGACTTCCAGAAGAGTAGTCCATGAACAACTGGAGGTAGAAACTATTGAAACAAGCAAACTCCGACATCAATGCCAGAATATCCATGATGATGTTCAGAATGAGATATCAGGTAATAACTTATATACCCCAATGATGTGATTTCATAGAAtacaacccactgggcaaaacCTGGTTggatcaatgttgtttccacatcatttcaacccaaaatataagtgtgatgatgttgaatcaacgtggaaaccTGACTGGAATTGGAAGgaagtcatcaacgtaagggaatttcatattttttcacccaacttttaaacTATATCCAATGACATGGTGGAAATGTTTTGTGGATTTCACAATTAATTCACTTTAGTTGACAactaaatgtaaatcaaaactaaacattgaactgatgtctgtgcccagtggaaaGAAATTAATATTGCCCGGCTCTAGCCCTTTGGGGGCCCTAATCTTGAAAAATGTTGCAGTTCTAaagtacatttcctgcaattctacacatttttccattgtgctgagagaaaatgttgcaatttTATAAAAATATATCATGCAATTCTCATTTTGCCATGAGTCAGCGAGAAAAGAtttgcagttttacagctaatttcctgccattctaacattttgccatgacttatgccatgttaatgatatctgagtgagagtgacttacAAAATCAGTGGGGGCCCCCTGGAAGCCAGGGTCCCTGGGCATGTGCACTGCGTGACCTGTCGGTATTTggacatgattactacaagtttagatagctggctagactaacttaccaatatAAAAAAtggttagctgacatggctaactgagtgactgtcagtgactgacataacaagagaataaTGTCAAACTTGCACCTTGTGTGTTCTACTATTCTCAACAGTAAGTTAAGACTGAGTTCCTAAGCGACTGCTTATGTCACTTATGCCTAGAGAGGCCTTGTTGCCTGTTCTTGCCTTAAAGCTAGAATGAAAAAGCTATCCAGTCATGTTTTTCTCACAGATATGTGTCATTGTCCCTTTCAGCTGGTGTTGCGGCTGCAAGAAATATAAATGCGGGTCAAATTACTCAACTCCAAGATGAACTGAACAGTATAGTGCAAGAAATAGAATTAATGGAGAAAAAACAGGAAGTCCTTGAAAAGCAAAATGCTATTCTTTAGTAAGTAATATAAGTAATGTTGAGCAATGTATAGGTGTAACAGATCATAACAAAATTGGCAACATTTCACATAACATCCATGATGTTATAACTTGTTATTACTTGTTTTGGAATCTTTTTCAGTCCTGAGAGAGAGTTGGTAAAAGGTGACCATGAAAATGTCATCAACCAATTAAACTACCAGCTGTCAGAGAAGGCCAATAAACAGATTCTGCTCAATGAAACAATGAACGAGATCAAAGAAGGGAAAGCCAAGATCACAGATGTGGAGAACACTAAAGTGGAGCTAGAGGAAGACATGATTCAAGAGAGGAAGATGTTTGTTGAAACAAATGAGAATCTTCAGAGAGAGGTACATCACAGTCACCTCTTATTATAGCTACATTTTAAATGCTTAAATGTTTGTTATTTAGCAGATGCACAGGAGCAATTAGGTTTAAAAgtcccttgctcaagggcacatcagcaGATGTTTAACCTAATCGGCTGTTGGATTCAAACCAGAaacttttcggttactagcccaatgctcttaaccgctaccTGCTTACAGTATCTGAGATACTATACCCTGCTGTGAGGCACCGTCTTAATCTTATCCTCCTTGCTGGTCTAGTGTGAGGAAGTCATCAATAACATACAGGACCAGAAGAAGAACAATGAGAAGAAAAGCAGGGAGCTGGACATTTTTTTAGCAGAACTGCTGGATAAGGAGGACAAAGTCACAGAGCAAAAAAAAGCAAGTGAACTGAAGTATTTCAGTGAAGTAGTAAATTAATTACATTTTCGACTAATGCTCTTCACTTGCTATAACTGCCTTTTTTTATTCATTTATAGTATGATAtaaacagtggtgtaaagtaactaagtaaaaattgtactacttaagtagtttttggtgaatctgtactttacttaacgatatatatttttgactacatttactccactacataactaaagaaaatatgtacttttcACTCCCATGAATTTTCCctggcacccaaaagtacttgtgacattttgaatgcttagcaggacaggaaaatggtccaattcatgccATTATCAAGAGgacacgtggtcatccctactgcctctgatctggcactcactaaacacaaatgcttcgtttttAAATTATAtctaagtgttggagtgtgtccctggctctccgttaataaagaaaacaagaaAATCATACTGTcttgtttgcttaatataaggaatttgaaattatttatagcatttacttttacttttgattcttaagtatatttgagtaattatttacatttacttttgatacttaagtatatttaaaaccaaatagtttaagaattttactcaagtagtactttactgggttactttcacttttacttcagtcattttATATGAAGGTATCTTGACAATTGGTACTATCTCCACCACTGGATTTAAATACATATTTATAAATTGTGTTATTTCACCCAACACTCTTCCTTCATTGCAGCACATTGTCCAGTTAGAGCAAAGTATAGCCAAACGGACAGCATCTGAAATCCAATACAAAGAGCAGCTGGCAGACGAGATCAACACATTTGAGGAACTTGTTCTTCAGAAGTAAGATTTGCATTCATCCAGGTACTGTATGTTGCGTAAGCATGGAGCATACATGGAATGCAAGGGATACTGTATGTTACATCATGTCTGCTTCCATCATTCCATATTTTTCCACTCATGAACCATTGTTTCCACAGGGAATTTCATATAAAGGAGTTGGCTGAAGTGAGAATTGTATTTGAACTGAAAGTTCAGGCACTACAGGAAAAGATTGTAGAGGTAAGAGATGGTTAGATTCTTCCAAAGCGatgctactactacagtacagctCCAGGGCAACATGTTGCttcattctcctcttctcttctcttctctctgttggtGTTGCTATGGTGGAATGGATTATAAACACCTGCATGATGTCAGATGTGAGACATCGATTTCCTGCCATTGCCAGAGGCCTCAGCCTTACTGTTCTGTAGTCAAATTGATATTTTTAGAAAGTATTCCTTCAAAGGCACTTTGTGCTAAGTCTGACCTTTAAGAGAGACAGTTCACTGGAGTGTCCTCTGATGTGCTAGAGTTCACACAGTCCATCAAAGGGCATAGCAGCTGTGTGTGGCCATATGATCCGATGACAGGCTGACTGAACGTGAAGAAAATGCCCTTTGAATAGAATTACTCTCCTGGTATCCCCTTGTAGAGGAGTTGGGGTGTTTGTATGTGTCTGGCAAAAGTCAGaatcatacactatatatacaaaagtatgtggacatcccttcaaattagtggattcggctatttcagccacacccgttgctaacAGGTGAACAAAATCgaacacacagtcatgcaatctccataaacaaacattggcaatagaatggccttactgaagagctcagtgactttcaacgtggtaccGTCATTAAATGCCGCCttgccaacaagtcagtttgtcaaatttatgccctgctagagatgccccgatcaactgtaagtgctgttattgtgaagtggaaacgtctaagagcaacaacggctcagcgaCGAAGTGATAGGCgatacaagctcacagaatgggacgacaagtgctgaagtgcgtagcacgTAAAAAATCATCTTTcctcggttgtaacactcactacctagtttcaaactgcctctggaagcaatgtcagtacAAGAACTGTTCGTACGCTGCccatggccaagcagctgcacataagcctaagatcaccatgcgcaatgccaagcgtcggctggagtggtgtaaagcttgccaccattggactgTAGTGGAAatgtggaaatgcgttctctggagtgatgaatcacacgtcaccatctggcagtccgacggaccaatctgggtttggcggatgccaggagaacgctaccttcccctattcatagtgccaactgtaaagtttggtggaggaggaataatggtctagggctgtttttcatggttcgggctaggccccttagttccagtgaagggaaatcttaactttacagtatacaatgacattctagacgattctatgcttccaactttgtggtaacagtttgggaaggccctttcctgtttcagcatgacagtgccCTCGTGCGCAATTGAGGTCCAtacacaaatgttttttttttagatcggtgtggaagaacataactggcctgcacagagccctgacctcaaccccattgaacacctttgggatgaattgaaacgccgacctcactaatgcttgtggctatatatggaagcaagtccccgcagcaatgttccaatatcgagtggaaagccttcccagaggagtggaggctgttatagtagcaaaggggggaccaactccatattaatgaccatgattttggaatgatatGTTGGACgatcaggtgtccacatacttttggccatgtagtgtatgtgaaacAAATTTATGATGCTGAAGTTTGGCTTTGACTTCAGGTAGTACCTCCCCGTTTCAAAATGTTTACTCGCTACTGAACACCCCCCTGGGATGATATGCGGGGCTCGTGTGGTCTGGGGGAGGCAGTATTAGGTGATTGTAGAGCAGGGTTCGCTaaaaaacacaacaaaaaaacatttttattgttgaacataagactgtaaaaatcaccagcaaatcagctccaagggATTTTCATTTTGGAGATTTGTTTGAAACTATTCCTACACATAAAAGAGAGAtatatgtgatcgtatacaaatgtaagcaaggttcaAAGttgtgttttagtcaaatatatctgtttgggctacttgcggtcaatttgcagtctacaaatgatttataATTATGCTCCGGCCccctagttgatgatctctgttgTAGAGGATTCTCATGCATTATAGATCGGCGCTGTGTAGatgggctctgttctgttatgtgTGCAGGTGGATGGTGAGATGGAGGAGGGCCAGATAGTGAATGCCATCCGCCTGGAGTCTATTGCTAAGATGTCTGACAGATTTAAAGCTCAAAGGAAAGAGGAGGACGACGTCATGGCTGAACACCTCAATGTCTCAAGACGGTATTCCATCTATACCTCTTTGCATCCTGTACCTACGAAGGATCAAGTCAACCTGCAACACTGCTTTCCCTTTACTTTGCTGACAGTCATTTTTACTTACATTTTatcagtggtgtaaaaagtacccaactgtcatacttgagtaaaagtaaagataattgaatagaaaatgactcaagtaaaagtcacccagtaaacttctacttgagtaaatgtcaaaaactatttggtttaaaatatacttaaggatcaaaagtaaaagtatatataatttcaaattccttcttTTAAGCAaatcagatggcaccattttcttgtttttttaattTATGGAAGGCCaggggcccactccaacactcagaaatcatttacaaacagccaggggcacactccaacactcagacatcatttacaaacagtcagggacacactccaacactcagacatcatttacaaacagccaggggcacactccaacactcagacatcatttacaaacagccagggacacactccaacactcagacataatttacaaacagccagggacacactccaacactcagacatcatttacaaacagccagggacacactccaacactcagacatcatttacaaacagccagtggtccactcagacataatttacaaacagccagggacacactccaacactcagacatcatttacaaacagccaggggcccactccaacactcagacatcatttacaaacagccagggacacactccaacactcagacataatttacaaacagccagtggtccactccaacactcagacataatttacaaacagccagggacacactccaacactcagacatcatttacaaacagccaggggcccactccaacactcagacatcatttacaaacagccagggacacactccaacactcagacataatttacaaacagccaggggcacactccaacactcagacatcatttacaaacagccaggggcacactccaacactcagacatcatttacaaacagccaggggcacactccaacactcagacatcatttacaaacagccaggggcaAACACAGGggcacaccaacactcagacatcatttacaaacagccaggggcacactccaacactcagacatcatttacaaacagccaggggcacactccaacactcagacatcatttacaaacagccaggggcacactccaacactcagacatcatttacaaacagccaggggcacactccaacactcagacatcatttacaaacagccaggggcacactccaacactcagacatcatttacaaacagccaggggcacactccaacactcagacatcatttacaaacagccaggggcacactccaacactcagacatcatttacaaacagccagggggcacactccaacactcagacataatttacaaacaaagcatgttggtttagtgagtccaccagatcagaggcagtagggatgatcagggatgttcggGTGATAAGTGGGTGAAGTTGACTTttttcctgttctgctaagcattcaaaatgtaacgagtacttttggatgtcaaggaaaatgtatggagtaaaaagtacaatattttcttaaggaatgtagtgaagtaaatgtagtcaaaaatataaatagtaaagtacagatacacccaaaaaactacttaagtgaACATACtctaaagtactacttaagtactttacaccactgcattttatcatctgtttgtttgtttgattgATTTTCAGCTTAGAAAAGTCCAGACTTAGACTTGAGGAGCGCATTGCATCGATCGCTAAACATAAAATTGAGATCAGAGAAATGGATGAAGAGATCAAACAACTCCATGAAACCAATATGTAAGTAATATGGTCCATTTTATAATATTAGTCTATAATCTCCCCTACGAGTTTTGACACTTTTGTGTAGTATCAAAGTAACCTATTTCACTAAGGACAGCATTAACCATCTGACCAAGTTTGAAATATAATGTATAAACATTCTAAATAATTATCTTGCAAACTATAGAGCTTTTATCTCCTTGTTTAGTTATACACTAAAAATAAAGTAAATGTCATGCAGAATTGTCAGAATAGTTGCTTACCTAGTTAGCATTTTGTTTCTCATAGAGTTAATGCAGACCTGTTTGAAAGAAATGTGGATGAACTGCATGGACAGCTCAATAAAGAAAAGAAGAACATGTAAGCAACAAATAGTATCTCTTCATTTCATTATAGACTTTGACTTTCTCTTCATAAATTGGGTGATTTGATGCGGTCTACGGTTTTTACCTTTTCTTTTCAGAGCAATCTTTGAAGTTGAAAAAGAAGTACTGTGCCAGTCTCTGGAGAATCTAAAAAAAGATCAAGTACAGCATGTGAAAGAGGTCCACTCTAATATCGGTTTAACCaggaggagatatgaggaacTGCTTGAAGAGGTTAGCTTATTTTTCCTTCATTCTTCAGGAATCTATTGAGATAGCACATGCACTTCATATTTGTTTTATTCATTTATATTTCATAAACATTTAAATCAGGAGAAGAAACTCAGAGAGCATGTATTCATGGGCGCGTTGATTGAACGTCTCAGTAACAAGATTGTTAAGGCAGAGGAGGGGAATGAACAGATGACCATTTCCTACAATGCCGAGATCCAACAGTTCATcgtaagtatatatatatatttacattttacatcTAACTCAGCTAGCGGACATTAGTAAGACTCATCACGAATACAAGCTGTTgagaaaacatgtatttaatgtCTTCTTCTTCTGTGAAATTAGACTGAAGCGGAGTCAGTGATACAGAGCCgactggagaaggaggaggacctGAAGGGTAAAGAGTCTATCTTGGAGGAGGCGGAGGCCCAGTTTTATATTGACCAGTCCAGGCACCAAAAACTAAAAAACCATACTTCAGGTACTGACCCAATAATCTGCTAATATATCTAtaataacaactataataacacAGAGCCgcacgcgtacaaagctctccctcgccctccatttggcaaatctgaccataattctatcctcctgattccttcttacaatcaaaaactaaagcaggaagtaccagtgactcgctcaatacggaagtggtcagatgacacagatgctaagctacaggactgttttgctagcacagatcaaatcaaattgtattggtcacatacacatgcagatgttattgcgagtgtactgtagtgaaatgcttgtgcttctagttccgacagtgcagctacctaatacacacaaatctaagtaaaggggtggaataagaatatacatataaatatatggatgagcgatgaccgagcagcataggcaagatgcaatagatggtataaaatatagtatatacatatgagatgagtaatgcaagatatgtaaacattattaaagtgccattattaaagtgactagtgatccatttattaaagtggccaatgatttcaagtctgtatgtaggcagcagcctccctgtgttagtgatggttgtttaacagtctgatggtattgagatagaagctgtttttcagtctctcggtcccagctttgatggccctgtactgacttcgccttctagatggtagctgggtgaacaggcagtggctcgggtggttgttgtgaatgttgacctgtttagactggaatatgttccggaacTCATCGGATGGCATtgagtataccacatcagtcaccggcttcatcaataagtgcatagatgacgttgtccccacagtgatcgTATGTgcaccaaccagaagccatggattacaggtaacatccacactgagctaaagggtagagctgctgctttcaaggagcaggactataacccggacgcttataagaaatcccgctatgccctcagacaaaccatcaaacaggcaaagagtgAATACAGGACTAATATTGAATCATACTATACCTGCtccaacgctcgtcggatgtggcagggcttgcaaactattacggactacaaagggaaggcCAGACGTGAGctacccagtgacacaagcctatcaGACAagttaaattacttctatgcgcgcttcgaggcaagcaacactgatgcatgcatgagagcaccagctgttctggatgactgtgtgatcacgctcaccgtagc
Protein-coding sequences here:
- the ccdc175 gene encoding interaptin produces the protein MASCLVPDFPAVLVALEHLGELDKQLRDEGVPFSPEASHHLKEIAAAITELETSRRVVHEQLEVETIETSKLRHQCQNIHDDVQNEISAGVAAARNINAGQITQLQDELNSIVQEIELMEKKQEVLEKQNAILYPERELVKGDHENVINQLNYQLSEKANKQILLNETMNEIKEGKAKITDVENTKVELEEDMIQERKMFVETNENLQRECEEVINNIQDQKKNNEKKSRELDIFLAELLDKEDKVTEQKKHIVQLEQSIAKRTASEIQYKEQLADEINTFEELVLQKEFHIKELAEVRIVFELKVQALQEKIVEVDGEMEEGQIVNAIRLESIAKMSDRFKAQRKEEDDVMAEHLNVSRRLEKSRLRLEERIASIAKHKIEIREMDEEIKQLHETNIVNADLFERNVDELHGQLNKEKKNIAIFEVEKEVLCQSLENLKKDQVQHVKEVHSNIGLTRRRYEELLEEEKKLREHVFMGALIERLSNKIVKAEEGNEQMTISYNAEIQQFITEAESVIQSRLEKEEDLKGKESILEEAEAQFYIDQSRHQKLKNHTSELKSKNNHLELFIQDMKESTSKLLKPKEDMKRSLEGLREKHMELLTSHTADIIAMEKSIYDNGMMLEQVNMENSRLHVRIEQMKEDIWNTRKDQERHTKEIGWLKEEVHSLFESLLDAWAEDTVVTEESSERDHKILEAIYRLMTKIHDRKFQLGDINSRLEEELKGMSSLLASNKSNIALKEQGN